The sequence AACGTTGACTCCTTACTGAGATACGATAATTTCACGATCATTACTCACCGGCCGCTTGCGACGACCGTTGCGGGTAAGTCTAGCATAAAACGCGCATATTGTCAATGCGTTTGTAATATCTGCGTTCGATGAGCGAGCGCTCGGTACGTTCGACATAGCGGATTATTCTGTCAACTCCGACCGATTCGCTGTCGGCCCCGAAATGCCTGAAGATGCGCGATACCGTTCGGTAATCGTTCTCGGTGTCGACGGTAAGGGAGAGGTCATCGCGGCAGAATCGCCTGGGCGCCCGGGGCTCCCGCACGGAATAGCGGTCGCGGTTGCGGTACATATGCTGGGTGATATGCTCGCGGGAGAAGGCGTCCTTCGCCTCTCGGTGTGCACGGGCGAGTGCGGGGAACGATATGACCTCGACACCGGTCCCCAGGGGAAGCCCGAGGTAATGCGACAGGTCGGGGTGATGACGACGATGATAGCGTACTATCATATCGATCGCTTCCGGGGATACCAGGGGGTTATCGCCGGTGGCCCGCACTACGATGCCGGCATGCGCACGTTTCGCCGCACGATAATAACGCCCGAGAACGTCGGTTTCGCTCCCTATAAAGAAGGAAATGCCCATCCGTTCGATGACATCACGCACATGGGGGTAGGTGGCGCGTGTTGTGGCGAGGACGATCTCGTCCACCTCTTTTGAACGCTTGAGGCGGCGTATGAGCATTTCGATGAGCGGGCGGCGGTTTATCGGCAGGAGCATCTTCCGCGGCAGACGCCGGGAATTGATACGCGCTGCGAGCACTACGACCGTTCTATCACGCATCGAGGGTATATCCCGTTCTCAGTAGAATATATTGTAGTAATTGAGCTTGATCATACGATTGAAGAAGTGTGCACCGTTCCGATAGGTATACTGCACATCGACCTCTATTTCGAACATTTCGGTGAAATGCATGCCGAGCGACCCGTTGAATATCGGGGGTTCTTCCTGTCGGAACGTGATGTTCTCCGCCTCGATCTTTACCTCGAATTCCTTGCCGATACGCGTGCTGAACCCTGCGAAACCGCTTACGAAATTCTGCTGCCGGTATGCTTCCGGGAGCAATGGATAGCGGATGCCGAGCGTGAAGAACTGGAATATATCGGGGACGATGAAGGCGAACCCCTTGCGGACGACGGCATACGCGCCCTGTACCGGCTCGCCGAGACGCTGGCCCAGGCTCGAATACGCCTGCGGGCCGAAGCCGAGCGAGATGTGGAACGCATCCGCCGGACCGCCCATGAGCCGAAGGCGGGCTATCACCATGGGGATATGCCATACGGCCGAATTGGGGCTTATGGCATAATCGACGGTCTCAGATACCCCGAGCGTGATGTTCTCGGTGATGCCGATGAGGGTGCGCACATAGATACCGCCGCTGTCATACACGAAGAAGCCCACGTTGTAGAAACCCCGGTCGAGCGTGTAGGCGCTCGGCGTATCGATGAGGTCCACCGGTTCCACAGAATTGAGCCGCATCGCCGCGATGATGGCGATGGTGATGAGGAGAATCAGGAATTGCCGTTCTTTTTTGGTAATCATAATTCTGGTCCTTAGTCCGATTGTCGACCGTCCGCTGCTTTCCTTAAGACAAAAAAAATCAGCACGCCCCCCTCATTTTTATGGAAGTGCATGCCGATAATGTGAGTGTACGTGCCGCGAACGCTTCTGATAAGATGTGGCGTCTGATCAAGCGTAGGCGATACGTGGTTGTGCATCAAGCATCCCACTGGCGCCCTTTATTGGGCGTCAGCGTGCGCTCGCGCACGGTGCGTTTTGTACACGCTCTTTGAAAAGTCCGATAAAGGGTTTCTCACGACACCTTCATCGTAATCTGGCAGTTACAATATCGGTGTTGTGCGAATTTCCTTGAATACATTTTGAACATAAGGACAAGGATGTCCTTATGATATAAAATTCAAGGAGGATCGTATGATCATCAATCACAACATGAACGCGATCAATTCGAACCGCGTCCTCAAGTTCAAGCACTGGGACGTGAACAAAAGTGCGAACGCACTTTCGTCCGGTATGCGAATTAATCGCGCGGGTGATGACGCGTCGGGTCTTGCGGTGAGCGAAAAGCTCCGCTCGCAGATCCGCGGGCTCAATCAGGCTGTACGGAATACCGAGGACGGTATCTCGTTCATCCAGACGGCCGAAGGATACCTGCAGGAGTCGCAAGACGTATTGCAGCGCATCCGGGAACTCGCTATCCAGGGCTCCAACGGTATCTATACCGCTGAGGACCGGATGCAGATCCAGGTCGAAGTATCGCAGCTCGTCGACGAGATCGACCGCGTTGCTTCCCATGCACAGTTCAACGGTCTCAAAATGCTCACTGGCCGGTTCGCGAACCCGCTGCAGGGCGGTACGGCAACAGCGTCGATGTGGTTCCACGTCGGCGCGAACATGGACGAGCGCAAACGCGTGTTCATCGGTACGATGACCGCGCGCGGCCTCGGCGTCATGTTCGCCAACACGAACTCGACCGTTTCCGTGAGCTCGCCCGAGAAAGCCAACCAGGCCATCGGTGTCGTGGATCAAGCGCTGACGAAGATCTCGAAACAGCGCGCTGATCTCGGCGCTTATCAGAACCGCCTCGAATACACCGCGAAGGGTGTGTCGGTCGCGGCTGAGAACATGCAGGCTTCCGAATCCCGCATCCGTGACGCGGATATGGCATCCTACATGGTCGACTTTGCCAAGGATCAGATCCTTGTCCAAAGCGGCACGGCTATGCTCGCTCAGGCGAATCAGACCGGTCAAACGGTGCTTCAGCTGCTTCGCTAGTTGTACGAATCAGAAGATCCGACAAAAAAAGGACGGCGGTAACGCCGTCCTTTTTTTGTAAGCGGTGACCATACCCCGGTCACCGCTTACCGTAGCGGAAAAAGATATTGCATGACCCTTCCGGGCTTACCATGCATGCGCCCTCGGGATGTTCCGGCGTGCATGCTTTTGCGTAGAGCGGGCAGTCGGACGGGACCTTTTTCGCGCGCAGCACATCGGCGCAGACGCAGGCAGGATTCTCCCGCGATGCCGTCGACACCGGCCCAAAACGCTTTTCTGCATCGAATCGTTCGTATTCCTGACGTATCCCGAGCGCGCTCTCTGGGAGCGTGCCGAGCCCGCGCCATTCGCCGTCGATGGGTGCGAATATTTTCTGTATCATCGCCTGTGCGGTGCGATTTCCTTCGCGGGTAACGGCGCGCGTATACTCTATTTCGACCGCGGCTTCACCGCGTTGTGCCTGGCGCACTATCATGAGGATAGAGCGGAGCATGTCGGCGGGTTCAAATCCGGATACGACGCAGATCTTTTTGTGTTCGCGTGCGACAGGTTCGTATATCTGCGCTCCCGTGATGACCGACACATGTCCGGGGCAGATGAAAGCATCGATGGGTATATCGCCGTCAGCGACGAGGGCGGCCATTGCCGGGGGCATGACGCGATGCGAGGGAAGTACGACGAGGTTGTCGATCTTTTTTTCGGCCGCTTCATCGATGAGCGCGGCGGTGAGCGGCGTCGTCGTCTCAAAGCCGATGGCGAGGAAGAGCACGGTGCGTTCGGGGTTCTCCTTTGCGATGACGAGCGCCTCCGCCGGCGAGTAGGAGACGCGTACATCGGCGCCCAGTTCCCGTTCGCGCATGAGCGTACTGACACTGCCCGGGAGCCGGATGAGGTCGCCGAACGTTACGGTGATGACGCCGGGCCTTTGAGCATATTCGACAGCGCTGTCGATATACCGTATCGGTGTAACGCATACCGGACAGCCGGGGCCGGATACGAGCGTGATCGTCGGAGGGAGAATGTCCGCAAGGGCATAGCGTATTATCGTGTTCGTATGACCGCCGCATATCTCCATGATGGAGAGCGGCCGTTTCGATCCGGTGCGTATGGCGTCCGCAAGCGGGCGAATGATGGCACTCGTGCGGAACTCATCGATGTATCTCATGCATCAACTATATCGTTCCCTCACGATATCGTCAATACTACCTTCCCGCATGCGCCGCTTTCCATCGCAGCGAACCCTTTCTCGAATTCATCGAAGGGATACCGATGCGTTATGACAGGCGATATATCGAGCCCGCTTAAGAGCATCTGTTCCATCTGATACCATGTCTCGAACATCTCGCGGCCGTATATCCCTTTCAGGAAAAGCCCCTTGAAGATGATCTTGTCCCAGGGTACCGTTGTCGTCTCGGGGAGTATGCCGAGGAGCGCTATCTTCCCGCCGTTGTACATATTCGCTATCATGTCATTGAACGCCGCGGGCGACCCCGACATTTCAAGGCCGACGTCGAATCCTTTCGTTATACCGATCTCCTTCATGACATCGGTAAGTTTTGACGACCGCGGATCGACGGCCATGGTCGCGCCCATTTCTTCGGCAAGTTTCAGTCGATACTCGTTCACATCGGTCACGACGATGTTCCGCGCACCGGCGAATTTACAGACAGCGACCGCCATGCATCCGATGAGCCCTGCTCCGGTAATGAGCACGTCTTCCGCGAGCACGGGGAATGAAAGCGCGGTATGTGTCGCGTTGCCGAACGGGTCCATGACGGCGACGATATCGTCAGCGATGTATTCGCTTATGCGGAGCACATTCCCTGCCGGCACCGCGATGTATTCGGCGAAGCAGCCGTCGCGATGCACGCCCACGCCGATGGTATTCTCGCAGATATGCTGTTTTCCGCGCCAGCAGTTGCGGCAATGCCCGCAGGCGATATGCCCTTCGGCGGTCACGCGCTCCCCGATACGGAAATTCTTCACGCCCTCGCCGAGCGCGGCTATTGTCCCGACATATTCGTGGCCGACTGTCATCGGCGTGCGTATCGTCTTCTGTGCCCACGCATCCCATTGATAGATGTGATGATCGGTGCCGCAGATAGCGGCCTTCTTCACCTTGATGAGCACATCATTCACGCCGACGGCGGGAACGGGGACCTCTTCGAGCCAGAGACCGCGTTGCGGCTTCGATTTCACGAGCGCTTTCATCTTCATGCATGCCTCTCATGGGTGGTGACAGTGTGACACTTGACAAAGAATGGCTTGTTCATTATATTGAACAGCATGTATAGTATAATGCACGCGGATGTTTTCGTCAAATACGTACAGGCGGTGCGCAATGGGCGGTAAAGTCCCCGATATCGGAAGGAACATCGCGGCCATACGGAGCACGAAGAACCTTTCGCTTGACGACCTTTCGAAAAGAAGCGGCGTATCGAAATCGATGTTAAGCCAGATCGAGCAGAACAAGGTCAATCCCACCGTGGCCACTGTCTGGAAGATAGCACGGGCCATAAACGTATCCATCGAAAAGCTCATCGATGAGGGCGGGGAAAAGGTATTCGAGATAGTCACGAAGCGAGAGGC comes from Spirochaetota bacterium and encodes:
- a CDS encoding NTP transferase domain-containing protein: MRDRTVVVLAARINSRRLPRKMLLPINRRPLIEMLIRRLKRSKEVDEIVLATTRATYPHVRDVIERMGISFFIGSETDVLGRYYRAAKRAHAGIVVRATGDNPLVSPEAIDMIVRYHRRHHPDLSHYLGLPLGTGVEVISFPALARAHREAKDAFSREHITQHMYRNRDRYSVREPRAPRRFCRDDLSLTVDTENDYRTVSRIFRHFGADSESVGVDRIIRYVERTERSLIERRYYKRIDNMRVLC
- a CDS encoding flagellin produces the protein MIINHNMNAINSNRVLKFKHWDVNKSANALSSGMRINRAGDDASGLAVSEKLRSQIRGLNQAVRNTEDGISFIQTAEGYLQESQDVLQRIRELAIQGSNGIYTAEDRMQIQVEVSQLVDEIDRVASHAQFNGLKMLTGRFANPLQGGTATASMWFHVGANMDERKRVFIGTMTARGLGVMFANTNSTVSVSSPEKANQAIGVVDQALTKISKQRADLGAYQNRLEYTAKGVSVAAENMQASESRIRDADMASYMVDFAKDQILVQSGTAMLAQANQTGQTVLQLLR
- the hypD gene encoding hydrogenase formation protein HypD, producing MRYIDEFRTSAIIRPLADAIRTGSKRPLSIMEICGGHTNTIIRYALADILPPTITLVSGPGCPVCVTPIRYIDSAVEYAQRPGVITVTFGDLIRLPGSVSTLMRERELGADVRVSYSPAEALVIAKENPERTVLFLAIGFETTTPLTAALIDEAAEKKIDNLVVLPSHRVMPPAMAALVADGDIPIDAFICPGHVSVITGAQIYEPVAREHKKICVVSGFEPADMLRSILMIVRQAQRGEAAVEIEYTRAVTREGNRTAQAMIQKIFAPIDGEWRGLGTLPESALGIRQEYERFDAEKRFGPVSTASRENPACVCADVLRAKKVPSDCPLYAKACTPEHPEGACMVSPEGSCNIFFRYGKR
- the tdh gene encoding L-threonine 3-dehydrogenase; translation: MKALVKSKPQRGLWLEEVPVPAVGVNDVLIKVKKAAICGTDHHIYQWDAWAQKTIRTPMTVGHEYVGTIAALGEGVKNFRIGERVTAEGHIACGHCRNCWRGKQHICENTIGVGVHRDGCFAEYIAVPAGNVLRISEYIADDIVAVMDPFGNATHTALSFPVLAEDVLITGAGLIGCMAVAVCKFAGARNIVVTDVNEYRLKLAEEMGATMAVDPRSSKLTDVMKEIGITKGFDVGLEMSGSPAAFNDMIANMYNGGKIALLGILPETTTVPWDKIIFKGLFLKGIYGREMFETWYQMEQMLLSGLDISPVITHRYPFDEFEKGFAAMESGACGKVVLTIS